One window of the Macaca thibetana thibetana isolate TM-01 chromosome 13, ASM2454274v1, whole genome shotgun sequence genome contains the following:
- the LOC126933372 gene encoding lithostathine-1-alpha-like, protein MAQPNSCFILISCLMFLSLSQGQEVQTDLPKARISCPEGTNAYGSYCYYFNEDLETWVDADLYCQNMNSGNLVSVLTQAEGAFVASLIKESSTDDGNVWIGLYDPKKNRHWHWSSGSLVSYKSWVIGSPSSINPGYCVSLTSSSGFKGWKDVSCEEKFSFVCKFKN, encoded by the exons ATGGCTCAGCCCAACTCATGCTTCATTCTGATCTCCTGCCTGATGTTTCTGTCTCTGAGCCAAG GCCAAGAGGTCCAGACAGACTTGCCCAAGGCCCGTATCAGCTGCCCAGAAGGCACCAATGCCTATGGCTCCTACTGCTACTACTTTAATGAAGACCTTGAGACCTGGGTTGATGCAGAT CTCTACTGCCAGAACATGAATTCAGGCAACCTGGTGTCTGTGCTCACCCAGGCGGAGGGTGCCTTCGTGGCCTCACTGATTAAGGAGAGTAGCACTGATGACGGCAATGTCTGGATTGGCCTCTATGACCCCAAAAAG AATCGCCATTGGCACTGGAGCAGTGGGTCCCTGGTCTCCTACAAATCCTGGGTCATTGGATCCCCAAGCAGTATCAATCCTGGCTACTGTGTGAGCCTGACTTCAAGCTCAG GATTCAAGGGATGGAAGGATGTGTCTTGTGAAGAAAAGTTTTCCTTTGTCTGCAAGTTCAAAAACTAG